The Medicago truncatula cultivar Jemalong A17 chromosome 4, MtrunA17r5.0-ANR, whole genome shotgun sequence genome includes a region encoding these proteins:
- the LOC25480497 gene encoding mitogen-activated protein kinase kinase kinase 20 codes for MDWVRGKTVGRGSFATVNLAIPKANSYSTPTAVKTSEVSTSSSLKNEKHVLHQLGSCQRIIPCFGDDYTFENGKEYYNLFLEYASAGTLSDQVKLNGGRIPEQHIRRYTRSIVEGLDHIHRNGFVHCDIKLQNILVFNDGEIKIADFGLAKKTGEKQSFECRGTPLFMSPESVNNGEHESPADIWALGCAVVEMVTGKPAWNLEKDSNMWSLLLQIGAGEESPLIPEELSKEGKDFVEKCFVKDRRKRWTAEMLLNHPFVEEVKNVDESSPRNHFDFNDWVSSVNDSAPNSPELEELSPWDVDSSIDSAVDRLGKLLTVEKPVSWSESDSWISVR; via the coding sequence ATGGATTGGGTACGAGGAAAAACAGTTGGAAGAGGAAGCTTTGCAACTGTTAATTTAGCTATACCTAAAGCCAATTCATATTCAACCCCGACAGCCGTCAAAACATCCGAGGTTTCAACCTCGTCTTCACTCAAAAACGAGAAACATGTTCTTCATCAACTTGGTTCTTGTCAAAGAATCATTCCTTGTTTCGGAGATGATTATACTTTTGAGAATGGCAAAGAGTATTACAATTTATTTCTCGAATACGCCTCGGCCGGAACACTCTCCGATCAGGTGAAACTCAATGGTGGCCGGATACCGGAGCAACACATTCGTCGTTACACGAGGTCAATCGTTGAGGGACTTGATCACATTCATCGCAATGGATTCGTTCATTGTGATATAAagcttcaaaatattttggtatTCAATGATGGTGAAATCAAAATTGCTGATTTTGGTCTTGCCAAGAAAACAGGGGAAAAACAGAGTTTTGAATGCAGAGGAACCCCGCTTTTTATGTCGCCGGAATCAGTAAACAATGGCGAGCATGAATCTCCGGCGGATATTTGGGCACTTGGGTGTGCAGTGGTGGAGATGGTAACTGGAAAACCAGCTTGGAATTTGGAGAAAGATTCAAATATGTGGTCGTTGTTGCTTCAGATTGGTGCCGGAGAAGAATCGCCGTTGATACCCGAAGAATTATCGAAAGAAGGAAAAGATTTTGTTGAGAAGTGTTTTGTTAAAGATCGAAGAAAGAGATGGACGGCTGAGATGCTTTTGAATCATCCTTTTGTTGAAGAAGTGAAGAATGTTGATGAGTCGTCACCAAGAAATCACTTTGATTTCAATGATTGGGTTTCTAGTGTGAATGATTCTGCTCCGAATTCACCGGAATTGGAAGAGTTAAGTCCATGGGATGTTGATTCTAGTATTGATTCTGCGGTGGACCGGCTCGGGAAGCTTCTGACGGTTGAAAAGCCGGTGAGTTGGTCGGAATCAGATAGTTGGATTAGTGTTAGGTGA
- the LOC120580194 gene encoding uncharacterized protein, whose protein sequence is MATKNLTLFHLLSLERSICQKKVITLEGALLINSLRLLIMNSIFFDMDLTLEVDISMKSAVSKFHAYAVTVQDIKDTIASRSFTIQHTLREGNHCADYMAKLGASSNSDFSVHLTPPHDLLGLLRNDAIGTFFQRA, encoded by the exons ATGGCAACCAAAAATCTAACACTCTTTCATTTGTTAAG CTTGGAGAGGAGCATCTGCCAAAAGAAAGTAATAACTCTTGAAGGAGCATTGTTGATTAATTCTCTGAGGTTATTAATCATGAATAGTATTTTCTTCGACATGGATTTAACCCTAGAAGTTGACATTTCAATGAAAA GTGCTGTCTCCAAGTTCCATGCCTATGCGGTAACTGTCCAGGATATCAAGGATACAATAGCTTCTCGCAGCTTCACTATCCAGCACACTCTCAGAGAAGGTAATCATTGTGCCGATTACATGGCTAAGCTAGGAGCCTCATCTAATTCTGATTTCTCTGTCCATTTGACACCTCCTCATGACCTCCTCGGCTTGCTTAGGAATGATGCAATAGGGACTTTCTTCCAAAGGGCTTGA
- the LOC25493452 gene encoding LRR receptor-like serine/threonine-protein kinase GSO1, giving the protein MKISTLHVVVLLLLCFISMPLLVIGQENLDKDTTLRVLLEVKTFFLQDPQNVLSDWSQDNTDYCSWKGVSCGLNPLVDDSEHVVGLNLSDSSLTGSISPSLGRLKNLLHLDLSSNCLTGPIPTNLSNLVSLETLLLFSNQLSGSVPVEFGSLTSLRVMRLGDNALTGMIPASLGKLVNLVSLGLASCELTGSIPPELSQLGLLENLVLQDNGLMGPIPSELGNCSSLTVFTASNNKLNGSIPSELGQLQNLQLLNLGNNSLAGEIPSQLGDMSELVYLNFMGNQLEGAIPPSLAQLGNLQNLDLSMNKLSGGIPEEFGNMGQLGFMVLSGNNLNSVIPRTICSNATNLEHLMLSESGLFGEIPAELSQCQSLKQIDLSNNSLNGSIPLELYGLVELTDLLLNNNSLVGSISPFIGNFSSLQTLSLYHNKLQGDLPREIGMLEKLEILYLYDNQLSGDIPMEIGNCSSLQMIDFFGNSFKGEIPITIGRLKELNFLHLRQNELVGEIPATLGNCHKLNILDLADNQLSGAIPATLGFLESLQQLMLYNNSLEGNLPHQLINVANLTRVNLSKNRLNGSIAALCSSKSFLTFDVTDNEFDGEIPPQLGNSPTLYRIKLGNNKFSGEIPRTLGKIHDLSVLVLSGNSLTGPIPAELSLCNKLAYIDLNSNLLYGQIPSWLGKLPQLGELKLSSNNFSGPLPLGLFKCSNLLVLSLNENSLNGSLPADIGDLTYLNVLRLDRNKFSEPIPPEIGRLSKLYELQLSRNSFNGEIPSEIGKLQNLQIIVDLSYNNLSGGIPYSLGTMSKLETLDLSHNQLTGKIPPQVGDMSSLEKLDLSYNNLQGKLDKKFSRWPDDAFEGNLNLCGSPLDRCDSDDTSGGKQSRLSESTVVIISVISTSAAIALLILSVRMFCKNKQEFSREDSKVTSYVYSSSSSQAQRRPLFQLRAAGKRDFNWEDIMDATNNLNDDFMIGSGGSGKVYKAELASGETVAVKKISSKDDFLLNKSFLREVNTLGRIKHRHLVKLIGFCSSRNKGASSNLLIYEYMENGSLWDWLHRKPNIASKVKKNLDWETRFKIAVGLAQGVEYLHHDCAPKIIHRDIKSSNILLDSKMEAHLGDFGLAKALIESYDSNTESNSCFAGSYGYMAPEHAFSLRSTEKSDVFSMGIVLMELVSGKMPTSDFFGADMDMVRWMEMHINMHGSTREKLIDPELKPLLPSEEFAAFQVLEIALQCTKATPQERPSSRKICDLLLHVFNNRRMDLEKMKLDYHK; this is encoded by the exons ATGAAGATTTCAACACTTCATGTAGTAGTTTTGCTCCTTCTGTGTTTTATTTCAATGCCACTACTAGTCATTGGCCAAGAAAACTTGGACAAAGATACAACTTTGAGAGTGCTTTTGGAAGTGAAGACATTTTTTCTCCAAGACCCGCAAAATGTTTTGAGTGATTGGTCACAAGACAACACAGATTATTGTAGTTGGAAAGGTGTTTCATGTGGTTTGAACCCTTTGGTGGATGACTCTGAGCATGTGGTTGGACTCAACCTTTCCGACTCGTCACTCACCGGGTCAATTTCACCTTCACTCGGTCGTTTGAAAAACTTGCTCCACCTTGATCTCTCCTCCAATTGTCTCACAGGTCCCATTCCAACAAATCTCTCTAACCTTGTCTCATTGGAAACTTTGCTACTGTTTTCTAACCAACTCAGTGGTTCTGTTCCTGTTGAGTTTGGCTCGCTCACGAGTCTCCGAGTTATGCGGCTTGGAGACAATGCATTAACTGGTATGATTCCTGCATCTCTTGGGAAACTGGTTAACTTGGTCAGTCTTGGTTTAGCTTCATGTGAACTCACCGGGTCGATTCCACCAGAACTCAGTCAACTCGGTCTCTTGGAGAATCTTGTTCTGCAAGACAACGGGTTGATGGGTCCAATTCCATCCGAGTTAGGGAACTGCTCAAGCCTCACTGTCTTCACCGCTTCTAACAACAAGCTCAATGGCTCAATTCCAAGTGAACTAGGTCAGCTCCAGAATCTACAGCTTCTCAACCTTGGCAACAATAGTCTAGCAGGAGAGATTCCGAGTCAACTTGGTGATATGAGTGAACTCGTATACCTCAATTTCATGGGAAACCAGCTTGAAGGTGCAATTCCACCATCTCTAGCTCAACTAGGTAATCTTCAAAATCTTGACTTGTCTATGAACAAGCTAAGTGGAGGAATTCCAGAGGAGTTTGGTAACATGGGTCAGCTTGGTTTCATGGTTCTGTCTGGTAACAACCTTAATAGTGTCATACCAAGAACAATATGTTCCAATGCAACAAATTTGGAACATTTAATGCTATCAGAAAGTGGTCTTTTTGGTGAGATTCCAGCTGAATTGAGCCAGTGTCAGTCGTTGAAACAAATCGATTTGTCTAACAATTCACTCAATGGGTCTATACCTCTTGAGCTCTATGGATTGGTGGAGTTAACTGATCTATTGTTAAACAACAATAGTTTGGTTGGTTCCATCTCTCCTTTTATAGGGAACTTCAGCAGCTTGCAGACACTTTCTTTGTATCACAACAAATTGCAGGGTGATCTTCCAAGAGAGATTGGAATGCTTGAAAAGTTGGAAATTTTGTATCTTTATGATAATCAATTATCTGGGGATATACCTATGGAGATTGGTAACTGTTCAAGCTTGCAAATGATTGATTTCTTTGGAAACAGTTTCAAGGGGGAAATTCCCATCACTATTGGAAGGCTAAAAGAGTTGAATTTCCTTCACCTCAGGCAGAATGAGCTTGTGGGTGAGATTCCTGCAACCTTGGGGAACTGTCATAAACTGAATATCTTGGATTTGGCTGATAATCAGCTCTCTGGCGCAATTCCTGCAACCTTGGGATTCCTTGAGTCATTGCAGCAGCTCATGCTCTACAACAACTCTCTTGAAGGTAACCTTCCTCACCAATTGATAAATGTAGCAAACTTGACCAGGGTGAATCTTTCAAAGAATAGATTGAATGGCAGTATAGCTGCTTTGTGTAGCTCTAAATCGTTTCTTACTTTCGATGTTACCGATAATGAGTTTGATGGTGAAATTCCGCCTCAACTAGGAAACTCGCCCACTCTTTATAGGATAAAATTAGGCAACAACAAATTTTCTGGTGAAATTCCGAGGACATTGGGAAAAATCCATGACCTGTCGGTGTTAGTTCTATCAGGAAATTCACTCACCGGACCAATACCAGCCGAGCTGTCTTTGTGCAATAAACTTGCTTACATTGATTTAAACAGTAATCTTCTTTATGGACAAATACCATCATGGCTGGGAAAATTACCTCAGTTAGGAGAGCTTAAGCTCTCCTCCAACAATTTTTCCGGACCTCTTCCATTAGGCCTATTCAAATGTTCCAATTTACTAGTTCTCTCTCTGAATGAAAACTCACTCAATGGAAGCCTCCCAGCTGATATTGGTGATCTTACATATCTTAATGTCCTTCGACTTGACCGTAATAAGTTCTCTGAACCAATCCCTCCTGAGATAGGTAGGTTGAGCAAGCTTTATGAGCTGCAGCTCTCCAGGAATAGCTTTAATGGTGAGATCCCAAGTGAGATTGGAAAACTTCAAAATCTACAAATCATTGTAGACCTCAGTTACAATAATCTCTCAGGTGGCATACCATATTCTCTAGGGACTATGTCAAAATTGGAAACACTTGATCTTTCCCACAATCAACTTACTGGAAAAATCCCTCCACAAGTGGGTGATATGAGCAGCTTGGAAAAGCTTGATCTCTCTTACAACAATCTTCAAGGGAAATTGGACAAGAAGTTTTCCCGGTGGCCAGATGACGCATTTGAAGGAAACCTAAATCTTTGTGGAAGCCCTCTTGACCGCTGCGACAGTGATGATACTTCTGGCGGTAAGCAGTCACGCCTAAGTGAGTCAACAGTGGTGATAATATCTGTCATTTCAACTTCAGCTGCAATTGCACTATTGATACTTTCAGTAAGAATGTTCTGCAAAAACAAGCAAGAATTCTCAAGGGAAGACAGCAAAGTGACTTCTTATGTCTACTCTTCCTCTTCATCACAAGCACAGAGACGACCGTTGTTCCAGCTAAGAGCTGCTGGAAAAAGGGATTTCAATTGGGAAGATATCATGGATGCAACGAACAATCTAAATGATGACTTCATGATTGGTTCGGGAGGTTCAGGGAAAGTCTACAAAGCTGAATTGGCCAGTGGAGAGACAGTTGCTGTCAAGAAGATTTCATCAAAAGATGACTTTCTGTTAAACAAAAGTTTCTTAAGAGAAGTTAATACACTGGGGAGAATAAAGCATAGACATTTGGTGAAGCTAATAGGATTCTGTAGCAGTAGAAACAAAGGAGCAAGTTCGAATTTATTGATCTATGAGTACATGGAGAATGGAAGTTTATGGGACTGGCTTCACAGGAAACCAAACATCGCGAGCAAAGTAAAGAAGAACCTTGATTGGGAGACAAGATTCAAAATTGCTGTGGGTTTAGCTCAAGGAGTGGAGTACCTACATCACGATTGTGCACCAAAGATCATTCACAGAGACATCAAATCCAGCAACATATTGCTAGATTCCAAAATGGAGGCACACTTGGGAGATTTTGGACTGGCAAAAGCACTCATTGAAAGTTATGACTCAAATACTGAGTCAAATTCTTGTTTTGCAGGGTCTTATGGCTACATGGCTCCAG AGCATGCATTCTCCCTGCGGTCAACAGAAAAAAGTGATGTTTTCAGCATGGGAATAGTTCTTATGGAACTTGTTAGTGGTAAAATGCCAACAAGTGACTTTTTTGGAGCTGACATGGATATGGTGAGATGGATGGAGATGCATATTAATATGCATGGCTCTACCCGTGAGAAACTGATAGATCCTGAACTGAAACCTCTTCTACCCAGTGAAGAGTTTGCTGCATTCCAAGTGCTTGAGATAGCCTTGCAATGCACCAAAGCGACACCACAGGAGAGGCCGTCTTCAAGGAAAATATGTGATCTTCTCCTCCATGTATTCAATAACAGAAGGATGGACTTAGAGAAGATGAAGTTGGATTATCACAAGTAA
- the LOC25493453 gene encoding uncharacterized protein: protein MVLSATAIGALLGLGTQMYSNALRKLPYMRHPWEHVLGMGLGVVAVNQLLKWEAQVEQDLDKMLEKAKAANERRYIDGDDD, encoded by the exons atGGTGCTAAGCGCGACGGCGATCGGAGCCTTATTAGGTTTGGGGACTCAGATGTACTCCAACGCACTCCGGAAACTCCCCTACATGCGCC ATCCGTGGGAGCATGTGTTGGGAATGGGATTGGGCGTTGTGGCCGTCAATCAGCTTCTTAAATGGGAGGCTCAAGTTGAACAAGATCTTGATAAGATGCTTGAGAAAGCTAAGGCCGCTAATGAAAGACGTTACATTG ATGGAGATGACGATTAG
- the LOC25493454 gene encoding uncharacterized protein, which translates to MASSQVEIASFDSTPTWVSSVAKKNKPGSLNFNKKFPNVFGDKNDSSLSALVSPRHSKIIDRWAARQAQEVAKNLEKNNENVVVKRFDNFPSRSSSFNSRRGSVSPPRSDGSSESEKTFNIGASSLVQMWEKRLNNQSNCTKQNAPSYVRTNSDASSNEINASSVEEPEKGESSDEAYSYGEYDKPRLSIDETCSPKVHYNLDAFKSEKIKVADIIKKLSVTNDENDHEQSNSATGSPCISTPKQLAEHRGFGQVTSHPRIRGRQAFNDLIMQFECDRHGELNNLAERGAVSKFTQRGRIQSLLRLRLLQRGVAAFDPSSLKLTTLEGNKKQSTTPEGNKKQSTTPEGNKKQQGSVIMQLRERFNTKDEQKTSSLIEVSEPRSIDRETINNTAQLNKFHTTNQLNKEIVCSKIVTNIHTKKNKLNVVSQTRADIKEEARIIYGFDPQNHGPKEIPVELSSKVDSNANDITDKVEARDQQLYDTIETNYYNEMLEEKECSDYNYDEISASYDWASPISRPRSYWEELRQEWYKEMLDFASDNDERRKLLERKTVSTVLSSDFREKMDKLMESHVGTQTHLVNNQCDEEDEEGNTKQLMAFYHDRLRDTREKETRSNEEEMDEEKVEEHEHESISSGSDHELGDCQSSSSADTPSSATWSYRDTDIGDDSDRVAFVSSPLPSQSQSCYEDSRENSPSANQRSIEMEIIYGLRGQMEQLFQEISELRKTIKNCADTQMQMQLQQSQNQEVHKFKDKKSSNKTSKKGMCCICNENKVNSVLYRCGHMCACLNCANELQWKSGKCPICQVAIIDVVKVHTNI; encoded by the exons atggcaTCATCACAGGTTGAAATAGCTTCCTTTGATTCAACACCAACATGGGTTTCAAGTGttgctaaaaaaaacaaacctgGAAGcctaaatttcaacaaaaaatttccTAATGTATTTGGAGACAAAAATGATTCTTCTTTGTCTGCATTGGTGAGTCCAAGGCACTCAAAGATCATTGATCGATGGGCCGCAAGACAAGCTCAAGAAGTGgcaaaaaatcttgaaaaaaataatgagaatGTTGTTGTTAAGAGGTTTGATAATTTTCCTTCAAGGTCATCAAGTTTCAATTCTAGGAGAGGTTCTGTTTCACCTCCTCGTTCTGACGGATCATCTGAAAGCGAAAAAACATTCAACATTGGTGCTTCTTCTCTTGTTCAAATGTGGGAAAAAAGGCTTAACAACCAATCCAATTGCACAAAACAAAATGCACCATCATATGTAAGAACTAATTCTGATGCAAGTAGCAATGAGATTAATGCTAGTTCTGTGGAAGAACCAGAAAAAGGTGAATCCTCTGATGAAGCATATTCATATGGAGAATATGATAAACCAAGACTAAGTATTGATGAAACTTGTTCACCAAAAGTGCATTATAATTTAGATGCTTTTAAAAGCGAGAAAATCAAGGTTGCTGATATTATAAAGAAACTTTCTGTTACAAATGATGAGAATGATCATGAACAAAGTAATAGTGCGACGGGTTCTCCATGTATTTCCACACCAAAACAATTAGCAGAACATAGAGGTTTTGGTCAGGTCACAAGCCACCCACGTATTAGAGGGCGCCAAGCATTTAATGATTTGATTATGCAGTTTGAGTGTGATCGACATGGCGAGCTCAACAATCTTGCAGAGCGAGGCGCGGTTTCTAAGTTCACACAAAGAGGTCGCATTCAG TCATTGCTTCGACTTCGATTATTACAACGTGGAGTAGCAGCTTTTGATCCATCCAGCTTGAAATTAACAACACTGGAAGGGAacaaaaaacaatcaacaaCACCCGAAGGGAacaaaaaacaatcaacaaCACCGGAGGggaacaaaaaacaacaaggaTCAGTAATTATGCAACTAAG GGAAAGATTTAACACAAAAGATGAACAGAAAACTTCATCCCTAATAGAAGTGTCCGAGCCGAGAAGTATAGACAGGGAGACCATAAACAATACCGCACAATTGAATAAATTTCACACTACTAATCAACTTAACAAAGAAATTGTTTGCAGCAAGATAGTCACTAACATCCAcactaagaaaaataaactgAATGTAGTTTCTCAAACTAGGGCAGATATCAAAGAAGAAGCCCGTATAATTTATGGTTTTGACCCTCAAAATCACGGTCCAAAAGAAATTCCTGTGGAATTATCATCCAAGGTTGACTCAAACGCAAATGATATAACTGATAAAGTCGAGGCAAGAGACCAACAATTATATGATACTATTGAAACCAATTATTACAATGAAATGTTAGAAGAGAAAGAGTGCAGTGACTATAATTATGATGAAATTAGCGCAAGTTATGACTGGGCGAGTCCTATTTCCCGGCCTAGAAGCTACTGGGAAGAGCTCAGACAAGAATGGTATAAGGAAATGCTTGACTTTGCTTCTGACAACGATGAGAGACGTAAACTCCTTGAAAG AAAAACAGTTTCAACTGTCCTTTCTAGTGACTTTCGAGAAAAGATGGATAAATTGATGGAGTCTCATGTGGGAACACAAACACACTTGGTCAATAATCAATGCGAcgaggaagatgaagaaggaaATACAAAACAATTGATGGCATTTTATCACGATCGCCTTCGTGACACAAGGGAAAAAGAGACGAGGAGTAATGAGGAAGAAATGGATGAAGAGAAGGTAGAGGAGCATGAACATGAAAGCATCAGTAGTGGCTCAGATCATGAACTTGGTGATTGTCAATCCTCATCATCAGCAGACACACCATCCTCAGCAACATGGAGTTATAGAGACACTGATATTGGAGATGATTCTGATAGAGTTGCATTTGTATCCTCACCATTGCCTTCTCAATCTCAATCTTGCTATGAAGATAGTAGAGAAAACTCTCCATCCGCAAATCAACGTTCAATT GAAATGGAAATTATATACGGTTTGCGAGGGCAAATGGAACAACTTTTTCAAGAGATTTCTGAGCTAaggaaaacaataaaaaactgTGCAGACACACAAATGCAGATGCAATTACAACAATCCCAAAACCAAGAGGTTCACAAAT TTAAAGACAAGAAATCCAGTAACAAGACATCAAAGAAAGGCATGTGCTGCATTTGCAATGAAAATAAAGTAAACTCAGTTTTATACAG ATGTGGGCACATGTGTGCATGTCTCAACTGTGCCAATGAGTTGCAATGGAAAAGTGGAAAATGTCCAATATGCCAAGTTGCAATAATAGATGTTGTCAAAGTACATACCAACATATAA